The DNA window GTAACCTTGAGGTTGTTCATTACCGTTATGATAATGGAAACTTTCATCTGATTCAGTACCCCAGTTGTGAGTTAATTCTAATAAACCTTCTTGATTGTTCTTGTGATCGACCGATTTTGGATCTTGATAACCAAGGAAATATAGAGTGAATTTACCGTTTTCATGAACGGTTTTTTGGATCAGTTTCATACCAAGTACATTTTGGTAGAATTCAAGGGACTTTGTAGCATCTTTAACTCTTAACATAGTGTGATTAAATTTATAATCTTTATTCttattggaagaaatgatttcaatcCAGTAATTATCAGGATCCAATGCGAAGGCGATATCTTTCATCTTACCGTCGACCaatctcttcttgaaattgaCATTTAAACTTTCCAATTTAGCACAAGCGTCTTCAATGTTATCAATAGCGAATGCAATGTGACCGAACCCCCTGTGTGGCTCTTCATTACCGTTATTAATCTTATAACCAGGATCAGTTTCAGTAACCCAATTGTGGGTCAATTCTAGGACACCTGCTCTGTCAAAGACAGAACCTTCTTGGAAGGCAAGGAAATAATTGGTGAATTTACCCATGGGGACatccatttttttgatcaatttcataCCAAAACATTCGGTATAAAACTTGATTGATCTTTGTGGATCTTTAATACGTAAACATGTATGATTGAATACCAACGAAGCGTCAGCAACGGCACTCTTAACAGCGTGAGGAAAGTAACTCATCTTTGCGATGTCCTATAAtgcctttttttttgctcgacctcattttcaatacGGAAATTCATTGAGCCTTATTTATACCCATATGAGCTTGCGTGTGGGTTACCCAGCTGTTAGTAAGAAAATGTGAGACGACTTGGGGCGGAATAAAATGGCACGGGAACGGAGAAAATCGGAGCAGTCAAGTGATTCTCAGGGAAGGAGACTATGTGAATAGTAGAGGAAGGTGCTGCTTCAGTTTACTCGAATCGGAGGAAACCCAGCATGGGCTAGGCAAAATGGTGGTACTGTTTTCTACAGGAAGACTCTAGACCAGGACAACTAGCATGTTGTGCTCCATATCTAAGCTACTTACAAAGTATCTATCTCTCTCACATTATTAACTGCAACATATGCAGGTCCCAGGTTAAATACATCTTGCAATGTAAGCTTCGTGTTCTTTTGAAACAGAGTCGTTTTCTCTGGCGTCAGACAGTGTCAGGGACCAACTAGACATCTCCGCAACCCCCCCTCGCACCAACAGGGCAACCTATATACCCAAGTACCGGCTACCAAGACCCGTATCAGCTCGAGCAAATCAGTCCATCTGCCAACAGAGATCCCCATATCACACATTCAGTGACCGAGTCTCAGCAGCcaattacaattttttatacACTGTGAAAGACAATCACCAGCAACGGTCACCGACTCACAcaagagaaagagaaaaaaaaaattggactCGAAAGCAGTTAGTAATAATAAGTATACAACGAAGCAAACCAAATGTATGGAGCACAGTCAGGTAATATGATGGTAGCAGGTACCCAGTATAAGTACAAGTCCAGTGCGCCGCTTTCAGATAAGACGAGCAAGACAAATGGGATGTACGTCTGTCATTATTGTGACGCTTCCTTCCGTATAAGAGGTTATTTGACTCGTCATATAAAGAAACATTCCATTGAAAAGGCTTACCATTGTCCTTTTTACAACGAACATCAGCCATCTGAATTGAAATGCCACAACTCCGGTGGATTTTCAAGGCGAGACACGTACAAGACACATCTCAAATCTAGACATATTTTATATCCTAAAGGTGTGAAACAGAACGAACGTAATAAATCCACTGGACATTGTGCACAGTGCGGCGAGTTCTTCCAAAACCTAGATCACTGGGTGGAAACACACATAGAAAGTGGAGAATGTACTGCATTACCTTCAAATTATGTTAAGAAGCAAACTCGTAATCTCAATACCAAATTGAAACAGCTACCCAATAACAGATACATATCCATGGATGAGGATAAAGAGCTACCTTTACCTCTAGACATGGAACAATCTCCAATAGACATCTCTAAATATCCATTGGACTATTTTATTCAACAACCAACCAAAAAAAGTCACACCGTAGACACTACGGTTTGTCTGAACACCATGAAAGGGACGATCGAATACCTCAACATGTATAATGACTATTTCAATACAGATGTATAGTAGattatattaaatatagTACTATGAGCACATCTCAATTAATGACGCGATGAACTATACCAACTTTGctttttttgaatctgTTTACCCGGAAATGTTGATGCAAAATAACGAgataaataaaagaaaaaaaacaaattttttgaagaaggtCACTTTAAGTATAGATAAACTAAGCTACGAGAGACCCTTCACAACCGCTCAAACATGTCTGATTCTaacaatgaagaagatttgaacTTCAACGAGCTGATTGGGAACCTGCTCAGTTCTCATAATGAGCAGGAACACCATGTGGAGCTGCCGGAGTTTAACAATAACGACGATGACTTAGTAGACGCCGTCGCGAATGCAATACAAGATATCGACGAGTTGCCACaacatgataataataataacgtgaataataataacaataatgaaaataccaCTGCTATTACTACTACTGCTAATAATAGCAATGACAGCAAtagcaataataataacgaTAATGACGACGATGGCCAAGAGCAAGAGTGGGCTCAGCTGTTACAAAACGGTCTgttaaatgaagaaaatagtaaTGAACAATTGGACCAGGATGATGAAAATCTAAGGAAAGCTATTTTGGAATCCCTACAAGGTCTAAGTACTACTGAAGCTCCATCAAAGCCTGCAAAAAAatcgaaaaagaaaaagaagaagcatCGTAAAGTAAAGGAACCTCAGCCAGATAATAACGATGATGACACACAGGCACTGGTTGAAGCCACGCTAAaagcttttgaaaaagaattaatgGCAAGCTCAGAACAAGCCAAGccaaaaaagaagaagaagaaagcaCCAGAAAAACCGAAAATTACTATAGACCCTTCTGAACTACCTGATGCCTCTTATTTCAGACCTTCAAATAAGCCAAAgaaaccaaagaagaagagagcACCAAAGAAGACTCCTCCCGCTGCCCAGGATGACGAATTTTCAAAGGTTTTAGCTGACATGGTGAATCAAGTAGTTAATACTTCTTTGAATGACGAATCTACTGCACCTACTAATGAACCACCTAATGAAGAAccatttgatttaaatcaaattatGCAAAACGCTATGGCCATAGCCTTTCAGGAACAACCCCATGATAAGGCTGTTGATTCTAGTGTTATGGAGGAATTCAATAAAGGTCTGCAGAATTTGAACGTCCCAGAAGTGTTGTCGAAACCAACTTCCAAGAAAtcgaggaagaaaaaatcaacaagcacaaagaagaaggataGAGAGGTTGTTATCAAGGATATTGAAGTTAAAACGAAAGTCAAGCCGGTCAAGGAGCCAAAAGAACCAGCTAAAAAACCACAATTGAAGGTAAAACCAAAGTTGCCTGAAAAAGcggtattgaaaaaaatttatttaagAACAGTTAAAGAGGTTGCCAACATTTCCAAGaggaaaataataaaacaGAATAAGTTGAAGAGACAAACACTTAAAAATGAGCTACAAAAAATACgtgaagagaaaaaagcgttgaagaaacaagcaaaggaaaaaattgagagtgaaagaaaagaactGGAGGAAATTGTAGCACGCGGTCCACCTTATCCCCATGATCTAAGAGTAACCAAAAAGGGGAAACCAAAAAAACCTTATAGAAGATGGACACCCGAAGAGTTGATTAAGaggaaagagaaagaagaattagaaaagcAGAAAGAAGCTCTGAAACCaaagaagcaaaagaaagtaagtaagaagaagaccaaaaaattgaagaaagttcCATTGTCTAAACTAAAGAAAATTCCTTTGTTCAATGGAACTTCAAACTCTTCATTACAGCCAAAATTAGAGGAGGCGTTGACAAAACTTGCATCTCAACATAATATCCGGGATATTGCTGGAACAATTATGCAGCTTCCCATTTCACAAAATCATAAAATCAATTCTATGAAAACTATAGAAGTCAAGAACGAGCAAAACGAAGAAAATAGAATTGGACTTCATCCTCCTTGGATGCTACCATTATACCCCCCTCTTTCTTTACCGCCAACTGTAACGAAAGCGCCTAGACAATCTATCCCATCTAAATCGCAAGACCTTTCTTTCACGAATAGATTGATGCCATCAATACTTGCCCCAATCATTAACACATTGAAAATTGCTGCCAGAAATAAGGTGAACAACGGTGCCTCACCTGAGGAGACAACCAGACATTTAATGACAATATTGGAACACACAAAAAAATCCATAGCATCATCATTGCTCAGCGctagaaagaaaaatagcCAGATGGCAACAGCGCCAAAAGCGGATGTACCAAGCATACCAATTTTCACCTTGGCTAGGGCACCTGTAAAGTCAGGGAACGAAACCGTTGCGACAAAAGCGCCTGCCTCTAATGATGTCTCAATTACAGATAATAGAGAAAAGAGCGAGCCCATTTCGGTCTCTCAAAAGGTTTCAGAGAGCAATAAGATCGAATCAGAACAAGGAGAAAATTCTCATACATCTAGTGATAGAGAGCATCTGTCAAGTTCAAATGATGCTGGTAATCCGATCCTGGTTGAAGACGAAAATGCTGAAAATTCAGAAActcaatcaaatattgcCGCAGGCTTCGATAATCAAGCGAAGAAGGAAACTGAAATAAAACAGCAGATATCTATATCAAACACTGAAGATAATTCAAGGGATACAAAACAAGGTATTGCTTCGAAAGAAGACCCTTGGCATGATAATATTGGAAAGATAGTGCCCACCAAAGAAATTGTAAGGATTAAGGATGAAAATATGGATGAAGGCGCTCCCAAAGTCATGGGTTTGATAAACATACCATTGAAGCCTACTGACCTGGAGACAAAAGCTAAAACAGCACCCACCATTAAGgtagaaaatattgtagAAACATTAGTGAAACAGCAATTTAATGTAGATGTCACTGCTGGTGCTGATAGTGACTCTAAAATTGATGGGAAGACCGCTTCAAATATTAGCAACATTATCACATCAACAATTAAAGATTTAATTCCCAAATTAGATAACGAAAAATCCGTCACAAAACCTATAGAACGTAAGGTAAGACTGAACAAGGTCTTGAACCTAGATGGACTCGTGCCTCCTGTTCCAATTACAAAAATAGAGCCTGTACCTATTCCTTTACAAATAATTCCTAAGAAAAAGGAAGCCCCAAATAAGGTTAATAAACCTtcaaaaaacaaaaagatgaaaccttacaatgaaaaatcacCAAGTATGCTACTATACTCCTTTAGTGTACCTAATGTAGGCTTCAGACGATTAGCCCTTCTAAAGAGAGCCAAAAAGCATTTGACAGAAGATGAGTTGGTTATCTTGAACAAAGAATTGGGAAAggcaagaaaaagaaagtgGAGGGAAGCAAATGTTATAAGAAATTGGGTGCATGATCTACGTTCAAGATTGAGAAAGAATGCCAGTGCTTTATTTGATAGCGACAAAGAAGCcgaaaaaaatcaatggATCGAAGAAaacttcaagaaaaaatgtttGGAAAGTGAATTCAGCCAGGAAGATCTAGCCCAAAGCAATGCAAGTGATGACACcaagaataataatacttcATCTACGACACAAGTGACCGAAAATGAGTTTTTAAATATAATTGCGGTCACACTGAACAAATTAGATGTAGCGCGTGCTATCGAAGCTGAAGTAAATGCTGAAGTCATTAAAAGGGAAGCTACTCCCACAGATAGGCCTAcgaagaagagaaaattgAGTGCTAAAAATCCTCCGGCTAacgataataatactaatattAGGCAGTTGACAAATATTGAGGTCAACATTTAAATAATACTGTAAAcatattcttttatataaatgttATACGTGGATGATAGTAATACGTACAATTGTAATATGAACGCTTAACATCTTTCCAATCGGGTAAATGATTACCAATGTCAATGGTGGTGTATTCACACTTGAAACCATACATGGCGACGTCGATTtctacaatttttttgtagaCATCATAACAGATTTGCCTGTCTGCACCcaatccattgaaaaacGAGAAGACACCATCCGATTTGATGAGACCAACGATAACATCGTAAAGCTCTAACATATGTTCATAATGCTCGCTAAACGTATCATAGTAAATACCATCAAAAAATACCTCTCCCTCATCTAATAATGCATTTAAAGTGTCTTGCCATTTACCTTCCAAGATCACAACGTTTGGTTTTTCATACCAGCCATCTTCTTTCATCTTTTGAAGGACGTCGGGATGTGCTTCACATATATAATGCATTTTTggtttcttttcttcaatgtaAGAGTCAATGATACCCATACCAAAACCGATATTTAACACTATCGAATCCGTTGTATTTGATAGATCTGGAAAGATAGTATTTGCTGCTAGCTTCATAATTTCATCCTCCCAGTCCATCATTACACCatctttgttttcttttgtaatcAGAGAGTCTTCTTTATATTCTAATTTCGTTTTCAAATAAGTTGATGGATTAGCAGCAGTTGCATCTGTGTCTTCAGTAACAACATCTTGTATTTCCGATGGTGCGTCAGTATTTTCAGAACCTGGTTCATTGTCgtttaaaatatcttcatcctcGATGAACTCGATATCTCCACCATTAACTTTTCTAAGCAGAAGTTCGGCACTTACACCAGCCTCTATAAGACGATTGTAGAGCATACTGTCCTTCGTATAACCTTTTTCCAATACCAAATCACCAATagttttttcttcaaaatcaataaaattccAACCTGCACCATACTcgaaaaatatattgaatattttcaagatcacttcattttcttcattattcaGATCTTTGGGTAAGGATCTTGCCAAAATATGGAGTGGAGTAGTATTTGATTCAGAAGTTTCCTCGCTGTCCTTCTCAAAGGCTGCTGCTTGTTCTAGAGTGTAGGTGGCTGGTACACCACACTTAAGAAAGTGTTGGATTTTTGGAAAGTAATACTCTTCGGTAATAGGCCTGTGAGGTAAAGTCAGCAGGTGATGCAATTCAGACATATTTGAGACACTTATTTGACTTCGAGAAGTGGTATTTCATATGCGATGagcattttcatttctattttttaatatcaaatgaaaaaaaaattcatagCAGCAATGTACGAATCTGATTGACAATGTGGAAAAATCGTATAATCAGTTCTAATTACCGTCTGAATAGTATCTTCTGCCGTCGATACTACAATATACTGGCAATAGAGACGTCCTGTGATGATACTAGTATAGCTTATCTCCAGACGGAGAACTCAATGGGGAGGAGTAAGGTAGTGAAGCACGTGAAAAGCACATTGGACAGCGTCCAAACTGGAGGCATTATACCTACAGATGCTGTCAGCCACCACCAGGAACAACTTGGAAAACTACTGAGAACACATTTTAGCAGGgctcaaattcaaaatactAATGTAATATGTGTCACAAGGGGCCCAGGCATGGTCGGATCTCTTTCTGTTGGCCTAAGCTTTGCAAAAGGATTGAGTGCAGGAATTGGATGCAAATTATTAGGAGTTCACCATATGCTGGGTCACTTATTGGTACCTAGGCTCAGTCAGGAGATAGAATTTCCGTTCATTAGTCTGCTGGTTAGCGGAGGTCATTCTATTCTAGTTAGTTCAAAATCTGTGTTAGAACATGAGATTCTCTGCGAAAGTATAGATATTGCTGCTGGAGATGCATTGGACAAATGTGGTAGGGAAATTGGGCTGCGTGGAAATATGATTGGAAAAGAATTAGAGAGTTTCGTAGGTAACCCTAATCAGCATCAACCGATTCATTATTTATCAAATCCTCTGACCAAGCACAATAACTGGAAAACACAGGCCTTTTCATTTGCGCCATTTATTACAAATGTGAAGAACTTGATGACTGACGCTAAGAGTGAGGACCTTcctttcttgaaaagagtGGCTAATGAAATCCAAGAGTCAATATTTGAACATATAGTTACCAAGATTGAACATGTCATCCAACTGAACCCAGAAAAATTCAGTAATAAGATGAATTTTGTATGTTCAGGAGGAGTTAGTTGTAATAACAGATTGAGACAAATGCTACAGGATCGTTTAGCCTCACATTTTTCTGCCTTTTATTTTCCAGAATCAATGGATCTTTGTACTGATAATGCCGTTATGATAGGACATGCAGGAATTGAAGTCATCGAATGCTTTaagagagaaaagaatatgatgatTGAGAATGAAATGGATATTTTACCCATTCGTAATTGGCCATTGACTGATTTAATCGGACTGTCCGGCTGGAAATCAacttgtaaataaatacTATATGATTTATTCTAGAAAGctttttgtaatattaaattttagtttcaatttttccCATGTTGGCATATCTAATTGGAAGATGATATGATTTTGATTCGAATTGTTCACTTTCTTTGCTTTATCCACAGGTCTGATTCTAATATACGGTACACCTTGTTCTTCATCGGGTTCTAACATTattctattttcttttattaaGAAACTTGtataaaacaaattttCCACAGATTTCGCAAATGATGTCGGATTTATtatgaattcaaataagGATATTCTACCGTCCACACCTATTTTCTTATTAAGTTGCTTGAAACATTTTTTCACTTGTTCTGGTGTTGTTACATTCTGATCTTGATTTAAATCGTTGCGTGTCACCTTTTCAGCTCTCGTCATCTCTCctatattttctataaCCCTTGGCTTTTTATTGATAGTTCttactttcttttccaaCGAAAATGGTCCCAGTAGATGATCTGTCGCAGAGATTGATTTACTTACGTTAGTGTACAATGTTCCCAATCTAAACCAATTAAATTGAGGAAATTCGTCGTACCTTTGAAATTGAGACAAGTAATTCTTCCGTATTGTACTCTCTTTGAACCTTTCCCCAATAGCGGTAGCCACATCCTGTCGCCTACTGTCTccatcttctttttcattttcattccCATCTTCATTGCTATCTTCAAGACTCCCTTGTGTATCTGCCAGAGTTATTTGATTAAGATCGAAATACTCTTTCAGGAgaaacttcttcaaataacCCATCATATCATCTATAGCAAGagttgatttattttcacCTAACTTTAAATTTCTAACGTTCATTTCTGCCAATTCATTAATCGAAACCAACGTTTTGGCGTCGGAAGCAAGCAAAACATTGTCAGATTTTCCTTTTACTACGTCAAATAACTTATCAACTTGCTCTAATCTATCAACTACCGTACCGATGTCTCCATCTTTGATAGCTTTTGCTCTATCTTTAGCTAACTCTAACTGCATCTTTCTGTACTCGTTTAAAGCCCCAAAAACGTCTATCCCACCATACTCATTACCTGATTGTTCTacatcttcctcttcagGATGTGACCTCTTCAAAGACATGTTCTATTGCGTGCTTGACTACGTAAACTTGATCTTAACGATGTTATCACATCAATACATTTTGATAAACTAGATGCCggatattatcaaaaaatttcagagaTTGTTTTAACAGACATGCACGAAATGTTTATATCCAAACAGGATACAATAAGGCCAAACTTTAGACGATCATGGACGAATATCGAATAAATGAGAAAGATGACAAGAGTCAACAACGTTCTCCCTTTAGAGGTGGGAAAAGAAATAGAGCCACGGGTGAGAAATTGGACTTTTTAAAGCAACAATTCAAATCGAATCCAAGTCCATCAGTGCAACAAAGAAGAGAGATTGCCAAGCTGATAGATTTGCCAGAGAAGACTGTTACTATCTGGTTTCAGAACAGAAGAGCcaaactgaaaaaaagattgagGGAAAGCGATTCTGTGATAAGTTCACAGAGTGATAATGACTCCGACAGTGATGGTTCCAGTACTGAAAATGTAGACTGGGCTTTCGATAAGATTCCATTGGATTTAAATAACGACTATTACCTAATCGACTGTTCCTCACTTGCAGTGGGCTCATGGAGTAGAAATAAAGTGGGTACCATCCCTGATCAGAATACTCATCTCATTAGAAGTTTAAGAAATCTTTCACCTTTTTCAGTGAGTAACATAATGAAAGGTTCCACTGACTTATTAGTACTTATCTCAAAGAAAAACTTCGAAATTAATTATTTCTTCACTACTTATTCAGCGACGAATAACCAACAGATGCTGTTTAGAATATTCTTTCCTATTGACTCCATCGTCTCCTGTTCCCTTACTCTAGAAAACATCGATAATATCGTAAACGATGCCgatggtgatgatgatagCCTAGCAAATTTACAACTGACTTTACAGAAGCCTCCAACATTTGCAGTTTTCTTTGTTGACGAGAATGCATCTAATCAATGGTACTTATGTGATGATTTCTCTGAGAGCAAGCAAGTAAGCAACGCTACTCTACTTAACGGTTCAAGAGTACCACAAGTACTAAATGGGTTGCAGAGTTCTCTGAAATTCATGAATTCCTTTATTTTGGACCAAAAATCCTTGAATTCATCATTAGCCAATATTGCCGATAATTTCATAGAACCAACAAATAACGAAAACTTACAGTATCTAAATGATCCTAGTTTTGCGTCAGtcattttacaaaataatgaaactaATTTCGAGCTCAATTCTTTGCTGGAACATGTGACTCACAATCAAAACGACGCATTGTTCACAGATACATGGTTAGCGGACAATAATAACACTAATCCTATCCTGGATTTTAATGATATACCggattttttcaaaaatccAGATCATATAtaagtatatataaatgcATAATTGAATATAATTACATCGTCATGAGTTGTTTAATTTCACTTCTTCTATTATTCACAAAAAGATCAAACAAATTCTTATAATTGGTACTTGcatttgaaagtttcaaCATGCTCTTATAGCAGTGTGATGCCTGCTCAAATTTTTGCAATCTATAAGAACAATCAAAATAACCAAAGAAACATTCTATATCAAAACTTTCCATACCAATTTTAAACCAATCCATTGccctttcaaaattttcaaaatatctcATTTCCAAATACCCAATCTCCTTAAACGATTCCTTGAAACCCTCAGAGCAGCAGCTCTCCAGAAGAATCTTAGATTTCAATGGatcatatttgatatagATTTGGgacaaataaaaaattgatcgaACACACTGGGCCTTAGGAACCATTTTGAtgactttcaaaaatatgcGCTCTGCAAGTTCAAAATCTCCATCATGGAAGCTAATTATGCCAAGATTTTCCGCTGCATTGCCCAACACTTCGTTATCAAAGATTCGATCCTTATAGTTCTCGACAAATTTGGAATACCATCTCTTTGCctcatcaaattcttgtGTCTTGTAGAAATAGATATCGCCAACAAGTTTAAAACTGAGCAAATGGCCATGCTTTACTAATTGCAGGAGTAAATCCTTCGATTTTGTCTTGTTATCCGTCGATTCATTATCTTCCTTTATAATATCATAACAAAGCTTGGCAATTCCGTCGTTACAACCGTTCAGTGAAGATAGGAAAAGCAGATCCTTTCGAAGTTTTGCCAATTCCATTGGTTCATACCTGTTTCTATCTTTCACTTTCCTTAGGACCTCGCTCATCATATAGTAAACATCCCCAGATACTTTCCTTGACGGTCTTCGTCCTAAGAAGACATCTTCATAAAGTGGCAGTAGATACTTTGACGTCAATGGCGTATCTAACTGGAATAAAATCTTGTTTATAACTCTCTTGGAGGGAAATATATACTTGAATGTCATTACTTGATCCATTACTTATACTATAGGGATCTATATAAAACTAttttttaagaaaattcttcatatCCTCAGGATTTGATGGTGGCGGTAATTCAGTGAAATATACGCTTTGTAAACACTGTGAAGAGTCCCAACGCTTGTGTGGATTCATTGTCAACATGCCGTTCATTAGATCTAATGCGCTTTCTGGTGCAGCAATGAATCTTTTCCTGAATTCGTCCTTTGAGGGAGGGGGATATATTTGTAGTTTGTTGTAACTGGGAAAGCTCGAGACTTCCGGCCAATCTTTATCTGTTGGCGTTCCAAGGGCTCTGAAAGTGACTTCCATTTGACTTACATCGTCTTGTCCCGGTAAATATGGTATTCTGAGCATTAACTCCGCAAATATAATACCAATCGACCAGATATCAATCGCATAAGTATAGTGCTGAGCACCAAATAATAGTTCTGGAGCACGGTACCATCTGGTCACCACATTACTTGTCAGTGTTTCCCTAGGTCCTGGCATTATTCTCGCGAGACCAAAATCTGCAATCTTGATCATACCATCCGGTGATAATAGTAAATTATTTGGCTTCAAATCTCTGTGCAGTACAAAATTTCGATGTATGTGATGAATCCCTCTCAATGTCATTAACATCCATGCCTTAATGTCTCCAGGCGTGAATAGAATATTTCtatc is part of the Kazachstania africana CBS 2517 chromosome 1, complete genome genome and encodes:
- the PHO2 gene encoding Pho2p (similar to Saccharomyces cerevisiae PHO2 (YDL106C); ancestral locus Anc_2.337); translated protein: MDEYRINEKDDKSQQRSPFRGGKRNRATGEKLDFLKQQFKSNPSPSVQQRREIAKLIDLPEKTVTIWFQNRRAKLKKRLRESDSVISSQSDNDSDSDGSSTENVDWAFDKIPLDLNNDYYLIDCSSLAVGSWSRNKVGTIPDQNTHLIRSLRNLSPFSVSNIMKGSTDLLVLISKKNFEINYFFTTYSATNNQQMLFRIFFPIDSIVSCSLTLENIDNIVNDADGDDDSLANLQLTLQKPPTFAVFFVDENASNQWYLCDDFSESKQVSNATLLNGSRVPQVLNGLQSSLKFMNSFILDQKSLNSSLANIADNFIEPTNNENLQYLNDPSFASVILQNNETNFELNSLLEHVTHNQNDALFTDTWLADNNNTNPILDFNDIPDFFKNPDHI
- the NSE4 gene encoding Smc5-Smc6 complex subunit NSE4 (similar to Saccharomyces cerevisiae NSE4 (YDL105W); ancestral locus Anc_2.342), whose product is MSLKRSHPEEEDVEQSGNEYGGIDVFGALNEYRKMQLELAKDRAKAIKDGDIGTVVDRLEQVDKLFDVVKGKSDNVLLASDAKTLVSINELAEMNVRNLKLGENKSTLAIDDMMGYLKKFLLKEYFDLNQITLADTQGSLEDSNEDGNENEKEDGDSRRQDVATAIGERFKESTIRKNYLSQFQRYDEFPQFNWFRLGTLYTNVSKSISATDHLLGPFSLEKKVRTINKKPRVIENIGEMTRAEKVTRNDLNQDQNVTTPEQVKKCFKQLNKKIGVDGRISLFEFIINPTSFAKSVENLFYTSFLIKENRIMLEPDEEQGVPYIRIRPVDKAKKVNNSNQNHIIFQLDMPTWEKLKLKFNITKSFLE
- the KIN28 gene encoding TFIIH complex serine/threonine-protein kinase subunit KIN28 (similar to Saccharomyces cerevisiae KIN28 (YDL108W); ancestral locus Anc_2.332); this encodes MEYSKEKKVGEGTYAVVYVGTQRSTNRQIAIKEIKTSEFKDGLDMSAIREVKYLQELNHPNVISLIDIFMAYDNLNLVLEFLPSDLEVIIKDRNILFTPGDIKAWMLMTLRGIHHIHRNFVLHRDLKPNNLLLSPDGMIKIADFGLARIMPGPRETLTSNVVTRWYRAPELLFGAQHYTYAIDIWSIGIIFAELMLRIPYLPGQDDVSQMEVTFRALGTPTDKDWPEVSSFPSYNKLQIYPPPSKDEFRKRFIAAPESALDLMNGMLTMNPHKRWDSSQCLQSVYFTELPPPSNPEDMKNFLKK
- the MSS2 gene encoding Mss2p (similar to Saccharomyces cerevisiae MSS2 (YDL107W); ancestral locus Anc_2.333) translates to MDQVMTFKYIFPSKRVINKILFQLDTPLTSKYLLPLYEDVFLGRRPSRKVSGDVYYMMSEVLRKVKDRNRYEPMELAKLRKDLLFLSSLNGCNDGIAKLCYDIIKEDNESTDNKTKSKDLLLQLVKHGHLLSFKLVGDIYFYKTQEFDEAKRWYSKFVENYKDRIFDNEVLGNAAENLGIISFHDGDFELAERIFLKVIKMVPKAQCVRSIFYLSQIYIKYDPLKSKILLESCCSEGFKESFKEIGYLEMRYFENFERAMDWFKIGMESFDIECFFGYFDCSYRLQKFEQASHCYKSMLKLSNASTNYKNLFDLFVNNRRSEIKQLMTM